A window of the Dioscorea cayenensis subsp. rotundata cultivar TDr96_F1 chromosome 14, TDr96_F1_v2_PseudoChromosome.rev07_lg8_w22 25.fasta, whole genome shotgun sequence genome harbors these coding sequences:
- the LOC120275869 gene encoding probable aquaporin PIP2-6, producing the protein MSKEVSEAAEHPPAKDYTDPPPAPLLDMGEFALWSFYRALIAEFIATLLFLYITVATVIGYKDQSANDACGGVGVLGIAWAFGGMIFILVYCTAGISGGHINPAVTFGLFLARKVSLFRAIGYIIAQCLGAICGVGLVKAFMKHKYNSLGGGANMVAPGYSKGTALGAEIIGTFVLVYTVFSATDPKRSARDSHVPVLAPLPIGFAVFMVHLATIPITGTGINPARSLGAAVIYNEHKAWHNHWIFWVGPLVGALAAAAYHQYILRAAAIKALGSFRSNPSN; encoded by the exons atgtCGAAAGAGGTGAGCGAAGCGGCGGAGCACCCACCGGCGAAGGACTACACCGACCCACCACCAGCTCCTCTGCTCGACATGGGTGAGTTCGCCCTCTGGTCCTTCTACCGCGCTCTCATCGCCGAGTTCATCGCCACTCTCCTCTTCCTCTACATCACCGTCGCCACTGTCATCGGCTACAAAGATCAGTCCGCCAACGACGCCTGCGGCGGCGTCGGCGTTCTCGGCATCGCTTGGGCCTTTGGCGGCATGATCTTCATCCTCGTCTACTGCACTGCCGGCATCTCAG GTGGGCACATCAACCCGGCAGTGACATTCGGGCTGTTCCTCGCTCGGAAGGTGTCCTTGTTTAGGGCAATTGGCTACATCATCGCACAGTGTCTCGGCGCCATTTGCGGCGTTGGTTTGGTCAAAGCTTTCATGAAACACAAGTACAACTCTCTCGGCGGCGGCGCCAACATGGTCGCCCCCGGATACTCCAAGGGCACTGCTCTCGGCGCCGAGATCATCGGCACCTTCGTCCTCGTCTACACCGTCTTCTCCGCCACCGACCCCAAACGCAGCGCTCGCGACTCTCACGTCCCA GTGCTTGCACCGTTACCAATTGGGTTTGCGGTGTTCATGGTGCACTTGGCGACCATTCCGATCACCGGAACCGGAATCAATCCGGCGAGGAGCTTAGGTGCTGCAGTCATCTACAACGAGCACAAGGCTTGGCATAATCAT TGGATATTCTGGGTTGGACCTTTGGTTGGAGCTTTGGCAGCAGCTGCATATCACCAGTATATCTTGAGAGCTGCAGCAATTAAAGCACTTGGATCTTTCAGGAGCAACCCAAGCAACTGA